The following are encoded together in the Pedobacter sp. D749 genome:
- a CDS encoding Crp/Fnr family transcriptional regulator translates to MPNKLISYLKLYHQISAEEEQYIIEAFNLKMFKEGEALSQPDSISKELFFIVDGVLRIVIRNEKGNEVTHYFLKENQFCTILNSFHKQIPAEECIQAACNCEVLGISRTALLKLYEQVPYLKTLIDQITQQALIDKINIRNAYLGQDSANRYRLFVARQADIALRVSLTDVASYLGITPQSLSRIRRQINS, encoded by the coding sequence ATGCCGAACAAACTTATCAGCTACCTGAAACTGTACCATCAAATTTCGGCAGAAGAAGAACAGTATATCATAGAAGCCTTTAATCTCAAAATGTTTAAAGAAGGAGAAGCGCTTTCCCAGCCAGACAGTATTAGCAAAGAACTTTTTTTTATTGTTGATGGCGTACTCCGGATCGTTATCCGAAATGAAAAGGGGAATGAAGTGACTCATTATTTTTTAAAGGAAAATCAGTTTTGTACGATATTGAATAGTTTCCATAAGCAGATACCAGCAGAAGAGTGTATACAAGCAGCCTGCAATTGTGAAGTTTTAGGCATTAGCAGAACAGCACTTTTGAAACTTTACGAACAGGTACCCTATCTAAAAACACTTATTGATCAGATTACACAACAAGCTTTGATAGACAAGATTAATATCCGAAATGCCTATTTGGGGCAGGATTCTGCCAATAGATACCGGTTGTTTGTTGCCCGTCAGGCCGATATTGCCCTGCGCGTATCATTAACAGATGTAGCTTCTTATTTGGGCATCACACCACAATCTTTATCCAGGATCAGAAGGCAGATCAATAGCTAG
- a CDS encoding K(+)-transporting ATPase subunit C has product MKKYIIQSIRLTLVLLVLLCVIYPVTVAFIGKMSKGNGGGEKITKNGKTVGYALLGQSFTKPQYFWGRPSAVAYNAAGSAGSNKGPSNPDYLKEVQSRIDTLLKYNPGIKKSDIPADMVTASGSGLDPNISEQGAAIQIDRVAAARKIDVKKVKELVAMNTLKPFMGVFGPSSVNVLKLNLALDAL; this is encoded by the coding sequence ATGAAAAAGTACATCATTCAATCCATCCGCTTAACACTTGTATTATTGGTACTGTTATGCGTAATATATCCGGTTACTGTTGCCTTTATCGGTAAAATGTCTAAAGGAAACGGGGGAGGAGAAAAAATCACCAAAAATGGTAAAACAGTAGGTTATGCATTATTGGGTCAGTCGTTTACCAAACCTCAATATTTTTGGGGAAGACCATCAGCTGTGGCCTACAATGCAGCAGGTTCTGCAGGTTCTAACAAAGGGCCATCAAATCCTGACTACTTAAAAGAAGTGCAATCGCGTATTGATACTTTATTGAAATACAATCCGGGCATCAAAAAATCAGATATCCCTGCCGATATGGTTACTGCTTCAGGAAGCGGACTTGATCCAAATATTTCTGAACAAGGTGCAGCCATTCAGATCGATAGGGTTGCTGCAGCACGTAAAATCGATGTGAAAAAAGTGAAAGAACTGGTTGCCATGAACACACTTAAACCATTTATGGGTGTATTCGGCCCTTCATCAGTAAATGTGCTGAAATTAAACCTTGCTCTTGATGCACTTTAA
- a CDS encoding SDR family NAD(P)-dependent oxidoreductase, giving the protein MDLQLKHKTAFISGSTAGIGFAIAESLLKEGVKVIINGRSQSSVDDAVKSLQGIAGKDFISGIAADFSKADEVNNLIDKLPEIDILINNAGIFEPKAFEDISDDDWFRFFEVNVMSGIRLSRQLFPKMLKKNWGRIIFISSESAVFIPDEMIHYGMTKTAQLAVSRGLAELTKGTEVTVNSILPGPTKSKGVGGFIEDLAKTGNITVAEVEADFFKNMRPTSLLQRFLDVSEIANAVTFYVSPLASGTNGAAIRVEGGLVRSIL; this is encoded by the coding sequence ATGGATTTACAGTTAAAGCATAAAACAGCTTTTATAAGTGGCTCTACCGCTGGGATCGGATTCGCCATTGCTGAAAGTTTATTAAAAGAAGGTGTAAAAGTGATTATCAATGGCCGGTCGCAAAGCAGTGTGGATGATGCCGTGAAGTCGTTGCAAGGTATTGCCGGGAAAGATTTTATTTCAGGCATAGCTGCTGACTTTTCGAAAGCTGATGAAGTAAATAACCTGATTGATAAACTTCCGGAGATCGATATACTGATCAATAATGCGGGGATTTTTGAACCTAAAGCCTTTGAAGATATCAGTGATGATGATTGGTTTAGGTTTTTCGAAGTCAATGTAATGAGCGGAATCAGGTTATCTCGGCAGCTATTCCCTAAAATGTTAAAGAAAAATTGGGGCAGGATTATTTTTATCTCCAGTGAATCGGCAGTGTTTATTCCGGATGAAATGATCCACTATGGTATGACTAAAACTGCACAGCTGGCGGTTAGCCGTGGTTTGGCTGAACTAACCAAAGGTACTGAAGTAACCGTCAATTCAATTTTGCCTGGTCCTACCAAATCAAAAGGAGTTGGTGGTTTTATTGAAGATTTGGCTAAAACTGGAAACATTACCGTTGCTGAGGTAGAAGCCGATTTCTTTAAGAACATGAGGCCTACTTCATTACTGCAACGCTTTCTTGATGTAAGTGAAATCGCAAACGCAGTTACTTTTTATGTAAGTCCATTAGCCTCGGGAACCAATGGGGCAGCCATTAGGGTAGAGGGCGGTTTGGTGAGATCGATATTGTAG
- a CDS encoding DinB family protein: protein MITKGELLEHWLGHRKLTRKTIEKFPEKELFEFSIGGMRPFSALIKELLSIDVPGLKEMVTRETVPFSHDLPLNTKEEILNKWDEDTPKIVEYFNQISEDQLHETIKLFGQYEFTIISHILYFIDNEIHHRGQGFVYLRALGIEPPFFWDRY, encoded by the coding sequence ATGATTACTAAAGGCGAATTACTAGAACATTGGTTAGGCCACAGAAAACTAACCCGAAAAACCATTGAAAAATTTCCTGAAAAAGAATTATTTGAATTTTCAATCGGCGGAATGAGACCTTTTTCAGCATTAATTAAGGAGTTGTTATCGATTGATGTTCCGGGTTTAAAAGAAATGGTTACCAGAGAAACAGTGCCTTTTAGTCATGATCTTCCACTCAATACCAAAGAAGAGATCCTAAATAAATGGGATGAGGATACCCCAAAAATTGTGGAATACTTCAACCAAATCTCTGAAGATCAGCTTCACGAAACAATTAAATTATTCGGGCAGTACGAGTTTACGATAATTAGCCACATTTTATATTTCATTGATAACGAAATACACCACCGCGGGCAAGGCTTTGTGTATTTAAGGGCCTTAGGCATTGAGCCTCCATTTTTCTGGGATCGTTATTAA
- a CDS encoding porin, which yields MKKILLLAATLTTGFFAKAQDEPKIKVTGYLEAYYGYDFNKPADHNRPGFIYSHNRANEVNLNLGFIKAAYDSGMIRANLAVMAGTYANANLAAEPGVLKNIFEANAGVKLSKTENLWIDAGIFSSHIGFESAVSKDCWVLTRNISSENTPYYESGAKITYGTKDGKFTATALYLNGWQRITRQNGNNKPAGGLQLTWKPTDKITVNYSNYLGTEGADSVRVNRFYHNVYGVFQLTDKFGVTLGFDYGTQQKQKGSSDKSEVISPVAIAQYKFAPKWAVAGRFEYYEDKNGIFIATGTPQGFKTKGYSLNLDYSPIANAVVRLEGKAYDSKDKIFAREGAAVNANASLTASIAVSF from the coding sequence ATGAAAAAAATACTATTACTTGCCGCTACACTTACTACAGGGTTCTTTGCTAAAGCACAGGATGAACCAAAAATTAAAGTTACGGGTTACCTTGAAGCTTATTACGGATACGATTTTAACAAGCCTGCAGACCATAACCGTCCGGGTTTTATTTATTCGCATAACCGGGCAAACGAAGTAAACCTGAATCTTGGTTTTATCAAGGCCGCTTATGATAGCGGAATGATCAGGGCTAATTTAGCAGTAATGGCAGGAACTTATGCCAATGCTAATCTTGCTGCCGAGCCTGGTGTATTAAAAAATATCTTTGAGGCCAATGCCGGGGTAAAATTATCCAAAACAGAAAATCTTTGGATCGATGCCGGAATCTTTTCTTCGCACATCGGTTTTGAAAGTGCGGTTTCGAAAGATTGTTGGGTACTTACCAGAAATATTTCTTCAGAAAATACACCTTATTACGAATCGGGTGCGAAAATTACTTATGGTACCAAAGATGGAAAATTTACAGCTACCGCATTGTACCTGAATGGATGGCAGCGCATTACCCGCCAGAATGGAAATAATAAACCTGCCGGTGGACTTCAGCTGACCTGGAAACCAACCGATAAAATTACCGTAAATTACAGCAATTATCTTGGAACAGAAGGTGCTGATTCTGTTCGCGTAAACAGGTTTTACCACAATGTTTATGGGGTTTTTCAACTTACCGATAAGTTTGGTGTAACCCTTGGGTTTGATTACGGCACGCAACAAAAACAAAAAGGCAGCAGCGATAAAAGCGAAGTCATTTCTCCGGTAGCCATTGCACAATACAAATTTGCACCAAAATGGGCCGTTGCCGGGAGGTTTGAATATTATGAAGATAAAAACGGAATTTTTATTGCCACAGGCACGCCACAAGGTTTTAAAACCAAGGGTTATTCTTTAAATCTTGATTACTCGCCAATCGCCAATGCTGTTGTGAGGTTGGAAGGAAAAGCCTACGATAGCAAAGACAAAATATTTGCCAGGGAGGGCGCTGCGGTTAATGCCAATGCAAGTTTAACGGCAAGTATTGCGGTGTCGTTTTAA
- a CDS encoding SDR family oxidoreductase: MKIKANEFTLKGKTVIILGGSSGLGFATAQAAAYDGAKVVIVSGNENRINEALKSLPENCKGFAVDLSKEENIKQFFNSVESFDHLVYTAGENLVLNTIDETDLDDARQFFTLRYWGAFAAVKYAAKKIKAGGSINLTGGIASPRPSAGWGVAASICGAMEGFTRAMAVELAPVRVNLVSPGVVKTNLWNSMSDEDRNNLYVGVGERLPVKRVGEAGDIAQAFLYTMKQQYGTGQVIVVDGGSVLV; this comes from the coding sequence ATGAAAATAAAAGCAAATGAATTTACACTCAAAGGAAAAACAGTGATCATATTAGGTGGAAGCTCAGGTCTAGGTTTTGCAACCGCACAGGCCGCAGCGTACGATGGTGCAAAAGTGGTAATTGTTTCCGGTAATGAAAACAGGATTAATGAGGCATTAAAATCCTTACCCGAAAACTGCAAAGGCTTTGCCGTAGATCTGAGTAAAGAAGAAAACATCAAACAGTTTTTTAATTCAGTGGAATCTTTCGATCACCTGGTATATACCGCAGGCGAAAATCTGGTCTTGAATACGATTGATGAAACTGACCTGGATGATGCCCGTCAGTTTTTTACATTAAGGTATTGGGGTGCTTTTGCTGCAGTTAAATATGCAGCAAAGAAAATTAAGGCAGGTGGTTCTATTAATTTAACAGGAGGTATTGCCAGCCCACGGCCAAGTGCCGGCTGGGGCGTAGCAGCCAGTATTTGTGGCGCCATGGAAGGTTTTACCCGTGCAATGGCTGTAGAACTGGCACCAGTACGTGTAAATTTGGTATCGCCAGGTGTGGTTAAAACCAATTTATGGAACAGCATGAGCGATGAGGATAGAAATAACCTCTATGTTGGTGTGGGTGAACGTTTACCTGTAAAGCGCGTTGGAGAAGCCGGCGATATTGCACAGGCATTTTTATACACCATGAAACAACAATACGGCACAGGGCAAGTAATTGTGGTAGATGGTGGTTCGGTATTGGTGTAA
- a CDS encoding DinB family protein, with translation MSQKLEVWQRGPLPEIIPMLQPVAHALLQAREEINDYMLDFPVELLWQRPAGMASTGFHLQHLSGVLDRVFTYARAEGLSEFQFAQLAEEGKDSAKRYTVADLVNRFNKQVDQALVQIKSTNESTLSDYRGVGRAGLPSTVIGLLFHAAEHTMRHVGQLMVTVAVVKNNK, from the coding sequence ATGTCTCAGAAATTAGAAGTTTGGCAACGAGGGCCGCTGCCCGAAATTATTCCGATGTTACAGCCTGTAGCACATGCCTTATTGCAGGCAAGGGAAGAGATTAATGATTATATGCTCGATTTCCCAGTCGAACTGCTTTGGCAACGCCCCGCAGGAATGGCATCTACAGGTTTTCATCTTCAACATTTAAGTGGGGTGCTTGATCGGGTATTTACTTATGCCAGGGCCGAGGGCCTTTCTGAATTTCAATTTGCCCAGTTGGCCGAAGAGGGTAAAGATTCAGCAAAGAGATATACCGTAGCAGATCTTGTTAACCGTTTCAATAAGCAGGTAGATCAGGCCTTAGTGCAAATCAAGAGTACAAACGAATCAACACTGTCCGATTATAGGGGCGTAGGGCGCGCAGGACTTCCTTCAACGGTTATTGGCCTGTTGTTCCATGCAGCAGAGCATACCATGCGCCATGTAGGGCAATTGATGGTTACCGTAGCCGTAGTGAAGAATAATAAATAA
- a CDS encoding YafY family protein, which translates to MDITKRFDRILQIFFLLQSKSIVTTEELQKRFEISLRTIYRDLKALEIAGIPIVNESGSGYSIMEGFRLQPSRFSQEEILSLMVAEKVMQKHETEFIKKHFEAALIKIKSSFQVHQKRDFLHLEDTIHLKNNFTSNDYLPNIIDVLLNSTLKKKVVHIHYLKSGDIHTVDRSVEPIGVFYEHSLWYLLAYCHLRKDYRNFRLDRIKKVLVLEEKFTIAHPPINEFRNKSLAENVFKVEIKVDRKYAHFLYWERQIFGFTGEEISDDFVVMYFDCSLAVVSFVRWFVKFVDVAEIIEPAHLNNELVEIMESGLKRINNKRAI; encoded by the coding sequence ATGGATATTACCAAAAGATTTGACCGGATACTACAGATATTTTTTTTATTGCAGTCTAAATCGATAGTCACTACTGAAGAATTACAAAAGCGTTTCGAAATCAGTTTAAGAACAATTTACAGGGATTTAAAAGCATTGGAGATTGCAGGTATTCCGATCGTAAATGAATCAGGATCTGGTTATTCAATTATGGAAGGTTTTAGGCTGCAGCCATCCAGGTTTAGTCAGGAAGAAATTCTTAGTTTAATGGTTGCCGAAAAAGTGATGCAGAAACATGAAACTGAATTTATTAAGAAACACTTTGAGGCGGCACTTATCAAAATAAAAAGTTCTTTTCAGGTGCATCAAAAAAGAGATTTCCTTCATTTAGAAGATACGATACATCTTAAAAACAACTTTACATCCAATGATTACCTGCCCAATATTATCGATGTTTTACTCAATAGTACTTTAAAGAAGAAAGTAGTTCATATTCATTACCTTAAAAGTGGCGATATTCACACGGTAGATAGATCTGTAGAACCCATAGGCGTATTCTACGAACACAGCCTTTGGTATCTTTTAGCTTATTGCCATCTAAGAAAAGATTACCGCAATTTTAGATTGGACAGGATTAAAAAAGTTTTGGTGCTTGAAGAAAAATTTACTATTGCACACCCACCAATTAACGAATTCAGGAATAAAAGTTTAGCCGAAAATGTGTTTAAAGTCGAAATTAAGGTAGACAGGAAGTATGCTCATTTTCTATATTGGGAGCGGCAGATTTTCGGATTTACAGGCGAAGAAATTTCAGATGATTTTGTGGTGATGTATTTCGACTGTTCCCTTGCAGTGGTTTCTTTTGTCCGCTGGTTTGTTAAATTTGTTGATGTGGCCGAAATTATAGAACCAGCCCATTTAAATAATGAGCTGGTTGAAATAATGGAATCTGGTTTAAAAAGGATAAACAATAAAAGAGCTATTTAA
- a CDS encoding sensor protein KdpD — protein sequence MEEEQKEESVRHFLDLVKKSRRGKLKIYIGMSAGVGKTYRMLQESHALLRNGVDICIGYVETHKRVETEALVTGLPVIPRRKIFYRGKEIEEMDLKGIMNRHPEIVIVDELAHTNAEGSKNTKRWQDVFDLLEAGISVISAVNIQHLESINEEIEQITGIAVTERIPDKILELADEIVNIDLTADELVTRLKEGKIYDQSKIERALGNFFQSDKILQLRELALKEVVHQVERKIQTEIPKSIKLRPERFLACISSNAETAGVVIRKTARLASYYRSPWMVLYVQSDSESMERIKLDKQRHLINHFKLATELGAEVIKIKSNAITRTIIDIATEKEVTTICIGKPHLNIFQVILRTAVFNGLLKNLAMKDIDLVILS from the coding sequence ATGGAAGAAGAACAAAAAGAAGAGTCGGTCAGACATTTTTTAGATCTGGTTAAAAAATCCAGGCGCGGAAAGCTCAAAATCTATATTGGCATGAGTGCTGGTGTGGGTAAAACTTACCGTATGCTTCAGGAATCGCATGCATTACTGCGAAATGGGGTAGATATTTGTATCGGTTATGTAGAAACCCACAAAAGGGTAGAAACAGAAGCCCTTGTTACAGGCCTTCCGGTTATTCCGAGGCGGAAAATCTTTTATCGGGGCAAGGAAATCGAAGAGATGGATCTTAAAGGAATCATGAATCGCCATCCGGAGATTGTTATTGTAGATGAACTTGCCCATACCAATGCCGAAGGTAGTAAAAACACCAAACGCTGGCAGGATGTTTTCGATCTGCTTGAGGCAGGGATCAGCGTAATCTCTGCAGTAAATATTCAGCACCTGGAAAGCATTAATGAAGAAATTGAGCAGATTACAGGCATAGCTGTTACCGAACGGATCCCGGATAAGATATTGGAGCTAGCCGATGAGATCGTAAATATCGACCTTACAGCTGATGAACTGGTTACCCGCCTTAAAGAAGGCAAAATTTACGATCAATCAAAGATCGAAAGGGCATTGGGTAATTTTTTTCAATCTGATAAAATTCTTCAGCTGCGCGAGCTGGCCTTAAAAGAGGTAGTACACCAGGTAGAACGCAAAATCCAGACCGAAATTCCCAAATCAATTAAACTTAGGCCCGAACGCTTTTTGGCCTGTATTTCTTCCAACGCCGAAACTGCAGGCGTAGTGATCAGGAAAACAGCAAGACTTGCTTCCTATTATCGGTCGCCATGGATGGTGCTGTATGTACAAAGCGATAGTGAAAGCATGGAACGCATTAAACTGGATAAACAACGCCATCTGATTAACCATTTTAAACTGGCTACCGAACTGGGTGCTGAAGTAATTAAAATAAAAAGTAACGCTATTACCAGGACCATCATCGATATCGCCACTGAAAAAGAAGTAACCACGATATGCATTGGTAAACCTCATCTTAATATTTTTCAGGTAATTTTACGTACTGCGGTTTTTAATGGCTTGCTCAAGAATCTGGCGATGAAAGATATTGATCTCGTTATCCTATCTTAA